In the genome of Triticum urartu cultivar G1812 chromosome 5, Tu2.1, whole genome shotgun sequence, one region contains:
- the LOC125556156 gene encoding GDSL esterase/lipase At5g33370-like, producing MGALGLLLVMAAAMVAAAAAAAATASAPRPFFVFGDSLVDSGNNNYLATTARADSPPYGLDYPTHRATGRFSNGLNVPDIISEHLGAKPVLPYLSPHLDGHKLLGGANFASAGVGILNDTGIQFVNIIRIQKQLRYFEQYQSRVRRLIGEPATQRLVRSALVLITLGGNDFVNNYYLLPFSARSRQFALPDYVRYLIAEYKTILQQLHGLGARRVLVTGSGPIGCAPAELATRSANGECDLELQRAAALYNPQLVQMTKDLNAQFGADVFVAVNAYRMHMDFISAPAAYGFVTSKVACCGQGPYNGVGLCTAMSSVCPDRSLYAFWDNFHPTERANRIIVSQFMAGSPDYMHPLNLSTILAMDAAAMP from the exons ATGGGTGCGCTTGGCCTCCTCCTCGTGATGGCAGCAGCCAtggtagcggcggcggcggcagcagcagcaacggCGAGCGCTCCTCGCCCCTTCTTCGTGTTCGGCGACTCCCTGGTGGACAGCGGCAACAACAACTACCTGGCCACCACGGCGCGGGCCGACTCGCCGCCCTACGGCCTCGACTACCCGACCCACCGCGCCACGGGCCGCTTCTCCAACGGCCTCAACGTCCCTGACATCATCAGCGAGCACCTCGGGGCCAAGCCCGTGCTGCCCTACCTCAGCCCCCACCTCGACGGCCACAAGCTGCTCGGCGGCGCCAACTTCGCGTCCGCCGGCGTCGGCATCCTCAACGACACCGGCATCCAGTTT GTGAACATCATCCGTATCCAGAAGCAGCTGCGCTACTTCGAGCAGTACCAGAGCAGGGTGCGGCGGCTGATCGGCGAGCCGGCGACGCAGCGGCTGGTGCGGAGCGCGCTGGTGCTCATCACGCTCGGCGGCAACGACTTCGTTAACAACTACTACCTGCTGCCCTTCTCCGCCAGGTCCCGCCAGTTCGCGCTCCCGGACTACGTGCGCTACCTCATCGCCGAGTACAAGACCATCCTCCAGCAGCTCCACGGCCTGGGCGCCCGCCGCGTCCTCGTCACCGGCTCCGGCCCGATCGGCTGCGCGCCGGCGGAGCTCGCCACGCGGAGCGCCAACGGCGAGTGCGACCTGGAGCTGCAGCGCGCCGCCGCGCTCTACAACCCGCAGCTGGTGCAGATGACCAAGGACCTCAACGCGCAGTTCGGCGCCGACGTGTTCGTCGCCGTCAACGCGTACCGGATGCACATGGACTTCATCTCCGCCCCGGCGGCGTACGGCTTCGTCACGTCCAAGGTGGCGTGCTGCGGCCAGGGCCCGTACAACGGCGTGGGGCTGTGCACCGCCATGTCCAGCGTCTGCCCCGACCGCTCCCTCTACGCCTTCTGGGACAACTTCCACCCCACCGAGAGGGCCAACCGCATCATCGTCAGCCAGTTCATGGCCGGCTCCCCGGACTACATGCACCCGCTCAACCTCTCCACCATCCTCGCCATGGACGCCGCCGCAATGCCATAA